From the Jeongeupia sp. HS-3 genome, the window CGCCGCCGACGACAAGCTCTTTGCCCAATCTCAATCTTAAGACGCCAATGACCGACACCTTCACCGAACACGCCGAACCGAGCGAACCCGCCGAAATCAGCGCGCTTGCCGAATATCTGCAAGCGCACCGCGCCACGCTGGTCACCACCGACGGCAGCTATGCCGTCTCGGTTCACGGGGAAATCCGTGTCGGGGATCGCGTGGTGCCCTACCACGTGGTGCCCGATGCCGGTTTTCTCGGCAAAACGGCCAAGTGGCGCAAGCTGACGACGACCGCCAAGCTGGCGCTGCTGCAGGAGCGCTGGAATGCCGCCGCGCAGCGCACGATGGAAGCCGCTTTGCACGACTGCGCCGATGCCGTGATCGACATCGCCACCGAATGCGAAATCGATCCGACCGGTGCACTCAACGCGCTGCAGGCCAAGTACGAACGCGCCAGCGATCGCTGCCGGCTGGCGCTGGACCGGATCAATGCCCAGCAAGGCACGCGCGCGGCGACGCGGCAGGCCGAAAAAACCCGCGATGCGGTGAATCTGTCGCTGTACCCGGAATCGTTCGGCATGGCGCAGAGCATGCCGCGGCATTTCATCGCCGTGCTCGGCCCGACCAACTCGGGCAAGACGCACGCGGCGATGGAGCATCTGGCCAAAGCTAAAACCGGCGCCTACCTCGCGCCGCTGCGGCTGCTGGCGCTGGAGAACTATCACCGGCTGCTCGATGCCGGCGTCGCGGTCAGCCTGATCACCGGCGAGCAGCGCAAGCTGCACCCGCAAGCGACCCACGTCGCCAGCACCGTCGAGATGCTCAACCCGAACAAGATGATCGACGTGGCGGTGATCGACGAAATCCAGCTGCTCGACGATCCCGATCGCGGCGCGGCCTGGACGGCGGCGGTGTGTGGTGTGCCGGCCAACACCGTTTACCTGCTCGGCGCGCTCGAAGCGCGCGAGGCGATCGAATCGCTGGTCAAGCGCGTCGGCGGCACGCTGGAAATCCGTACGCTGGAACGCAAGTCGCCGCTGACCATGGATCCGGCGCCGCTGGGCTCGCTCAAGCACCTCAAGCCCGGCGACGTGCTGATCGCGTTTTCGCGCCGCGAGGTGCTCAACTGGCGCGATCAGGCGATTAGCGAGGGCTTCGCCGTGTCGGCGATCTACGGCAACCTGTCGCCCGAAGTGCGTCAGGCGCAGGCCGAGCGCTTTGTCTCGGGCGACACCAAGATCATCGTCGGCACCGACGCGATCGGCATGGGGCTGAATACGCCGGCACGCCGGGTGATCTTCACCACCGCCAACAAGTGGGACGGTTACAGCGAAGGCACGATCACCGCCAGCCTGGCCAAGCAGATCGCCGGCCGGGCCGGGCGCTTTGGCGCGCACGAAGCGGGCTTTGTCGCCGGTTTCGACGCCCGCACCCACAAGATCATCGCCGAGCTGCTGCGCGAAAAGCCCGAGCCGCTGCCGGCAACCGGTTTCTTTGTCGCGCCCAATATCGATTACCTGCGGCAGATTTCCGCCGCGACCGGCCAGACCAAGCTGCATGCGCTGCTGGAACTCTTCACCAAGCACATCAATGTGCACGATGAATTTTTCCTGCCGGCCAACCTGTCCGACCAGATGGAAAAAGCCCGCTGGCTGGATGCGCTGAATATGTCGCTGGAAGATCGCGTCACCTTCAGTCTGTGCCCGGTATCGACCAAGATCCCGATGCTGGAAAGCGCGCTGCAGGACTGGGCGCGCAACCACGCCGACAAACGCCCATCGTCGCTGTTGCGCATGGAAGGCATGGGCGGGCGCAACGAGCTGCAATATCTGGAAGACAGCTGCAAGCTCTATTCGGCCTATGCCTGGCTCGGCTACCGGATGCCCGAAACCTTCCCGCACGAGGAGATGGCGCAATCGCTGATGCAGTCGACGTCGGAGAAAATCGATTTGATGCTGCAAAAGCAGAACAGCCGCCAACGGCAAGGCCACGGGCAGGCGCACCCGCCCAAAAACGGCGGCCGGCGGCGCTTTAACCGCTAGGGCTGGCGGTATGGTCGCCGCGCGCGGCGCGCAGGCGCTGCACCAGCGCCTCCAGCTCGATCCGCCAACACGGCCAGGCGCCCGTTTTCGGCAGCGCCTGGCGTCCGATTTCGCGCAGCAGATCACCGATCTGCCAGTCGACCTCCTGCACCAGCGCCATCAGCTCCTGCGCGACCTGCTCGTCATTGATGGCGTAATCGAGCGCCAGCTCGAACCGGCGTGGATCGATGCCGAGCTGGGTGAGCATGCCGTAGATCCGCTCCAGCCGCTCGATCACGAATTCGGGCAGCTCGGCGGCCTGCAAACGGCTGCGCTGGGCCCGCCAATCGTCGAACAAGGCCACTTGCCCGCCCAGTTGCTCGGACAAAATCAATAACCGTGCTTCGGAAGGCTGGCTGTGGCCGGGCAGGACAATCCCCTGCAAACCGCGCACCAGCAGGTCAATCGCACCGCTTAGAAAACAGGAGCGGATCAGCCGCAGCCAGATCAGCACAGCCGCTGGCCTGCGATGCGGCATGACCGAGCCTACGGCCTCGGCCACCGCCAGCAACTCGCCCAGTGGGTGCAGTGCGCTGTGCGCGCCATGCGCCGGATAGCCACTGCCGTCGATACGCTCGTGATGCTGCAGCACGGCGAGCACGGCGGCTTCGGGGACTTCCGGACAGCTGCGCAAAAGCTGTGCAGCGGCCTGAGGATGTGCATCGATCACGCTCAAGCTTGCCTCATCGCCACTGGCCGGGATCAGGCTATCAAGTCTGGCAAGGCCGATATCGTGGAACAGCGCCGCGATCAGCAAGGCGGTGCGATCGGCCTCCGGTCGCAGCGAACCGGCGGCGAGGTAATCGGCAAGGATGGCAACGATCAAATGATGCTGATATAGCTCGGGACTCTCGGCAAACAAGCGGGCCAGCTGACGCGAAAGTTTTTCCGGCAGCGGCAAGCCGGCCAGAGCGTGCTTGTAGGCGAGCGGATCACTTGAGCGCGCGATCAGCGTGGCCAGCGTAGGCAGTTGCTGCAGCGCCTGCTGCGCATGCTCGGCAATCTCCTCGCCGCGCAAGCCGGCACCGACGAAGAGCGGCACCGCCGGGGCGCCGGCACGCGTGCCACCTGACCGATCTTCCGAGTGCGACATGAGCGGCTCCAAAGCAACGCTGATGTTTGCCAGTATAGGCACTGCCGCAGCGCTCGTTGCTTGAGCAAAGCGGATGGGCGAGGAAGCGCGCTCAGGCGTCCGGATAACGCGCTTGTGCCAGCGCCAGCCACGCGCGTGCAGCGTGCGAGAGGTAACCGTCGCGCGACCACGCCAGCGCGATTTCCCACGGGATATCGGCTTCCAGCTCGCACACCGCCAGCCCGTCGCGCGCCGACGCAGCGATTTCCGACGTCGGCAGCAGCGCGACGCCGATGCCGCCGCGCACCATCGCCTGGATCAGCCCGAGCTGGCCGCTGCGACCGGTGACCTGCGGCGCGAAGCCGGCATCGGCGCACGCCGAGACGATCCGGTCATTCAGCGCGAAACCGGGGGTGAACAGGATGAAGGGTTCGTCGGCCAGCTCGGCCAGCGCAATCCGCGGCCGGTGCGCCCAGGCCGAGCGCGCCGGTGCGATCAGCGCCAGCCGGTCGCGTACCAGCGTCAGCGTCTGGTAGCGCGGATCGTCAACCGGACGCAGCAGCCCGCCGAGTTCGAGCTCGCCGGCCAGCAGCGCCGCTTCGATCGCGATCGCGCCGTCCTCGAACAGCTTGAGCTCGACGCCCGGGTAATGACGCTTGAACTCGCTGATCAGTGCCACGAACACCCTCCCCCCCAGCGACGGCACGCCGATGCGCAGCTCGCCGCGCGCCAGCCCGGACAGCCCGTCCAGCTCCGCGCGCAGCTGGCTGGCGTCGGCGAGCATCCGCTCGGCATGCGCCAGCGCCACGCTGCCGGCATCGGTCAGCCGTGGCCGCTTGCCTTCGCGCACGAACAGCTGCTGCCCCAGTTCGTCTTCGAGCTGGCGCACCAGCTTGCTCACCGTCGGCTGGGTCACGAACAGGTGCTCGGCGGCGAGCGTGAAGCTGCCACGGCGGGCGACTTCGGCAAACGCGCGCAGGGTACGCAATTCCATGTCGGCCCTTGTCATTCCAGATTGGCATCGATTCCATAAGGATAATTCATCTTTGTAATCAATGTGGCGGCATACACTTCGGGCTGTATTCCTCAGGAGGCCGTCATGGCTACCGCCCGTGTGACCGGGCTCTTCAGGCTGGTCACCCAATTGCTGTTGATCTTTGCCGTCTGGTTCGCCACCGACTGGTTTGCCCGCGTCATCGCCTCGCCGATTCCGGGCAGCGTGATCGGCCTGGGCGTGGTGCTGGCGCTGCTGCTGTGCGGCGTACTGCATACCGATACGATCCGCCGCGGCGCCGAATGGCTGCTCGCCGAGATGCTGCTGTTCTTCATTCCGCCGTGCATCGCCGTGGTGCAGTTCGGCGCGCTGTTCAAGGCCGAAGGCTTGCAGCTGATCGCGGTGATCGCGCTGGGGACGCTGATCGTGATGGCCGGCACCGCGCTGGTGGTCGACATCGTGTTCCGCTGGGAGCACCGCCGCCGCATCCGCGCCAAATCGCGTCGCCGCCAGCTCGCCGGAGCACTGCAATGAACGCCGCCCTGCTCGCCCCGCTCAGCCTGATCGTGACCATTGCGGTGTACTACGCCAGCAAGTCGCTGTACCGCCGGCATCGCCGCATCTGGTTTGCCCCCATCGTGCTGGCACCCCTTGTGCTGATGGCAATAGTACTGACGATTGACCTACCGTATCGGGTCTACAATGCCGACGCGCACTGGCTGGTTTGGTTGCTTGGTCCAACTACTATTGCATTTGCCGTGCCGATTTACGACCAGCGCGACATCATCCGCCGCAATCCGCTCACGCTCAGCGTCGGCGTGTTGGCCGGCGTGGCGCTCGGTATCGGCTCGTCGTGGTTGCTCTCAAGGCTGTTCCGGCTGCCCGACGAGCTGACGCACAGCCTGCTGTCGCGCTCGGTGTCGACGCCGTTTGCCGTGGTCGCGACCGACGCCTTTGGCGGTTCGCGCGAGCTGACCTCGCTGTTCGTCGTTGTCACCGGCGTGTTCGGCATGGTGATCGGCGAAACGGTGATGCGGGTGCTGCCGCTGCGCTCGCGCATGGCGCGCGGCGCGATGTTCGGCGCGGCCAGCCACGGTGCCGGCACCGCCAAGGCGCGCGAAATCGGTAACGAGGAAGGCGTCGTCGCCAGCCTCACCATGACCATGGCCGGTATTGCCATGGTGTTGATCTCACCGCTGCTTGGAGCGTGGTTATGAAACGTCCGATTCCCTGGTGCTGTGCACGCCGCCGTGCACGCTTGCGCGTACAACCGAAACGCACGCCGCAGCGCAGCGACGTGGTCGGCGGCACGCCCGAGGTCGAGCCGTTGGCGCCGCCACGCGGCAAACTCACGCCAACATGAAGCGATTGCAGGCGCGCTGACGCTACCGGGCGGCGGTGCGGTGGTAAGATTGACGGGATTTTTCACCGAACAGCCGCCATGACCCGCCCGCCGATCAGCTTCGAATTTTTCCCGTCCAAAACGCCCGAAGGCGTCGAGAAACTGCGCAACACGCGCCGCCAACTCGCCCAGTTCAAGCCCGAGTTCTTTTCGGTGACCTTTGGCGCCGGCGGCACCACGCAGGACGGCACCCGCAACGCGGTGTTCGAAATCCAGTCCGAAGGCCATCAGGCGGCGCCACACCTGTCGTGCATCGGCTCGACCCGCTCGACCATTGCCGAGCTGCTGACGAGCTACCGCGAACACGGCATCCGCCGCATCGTGGCGCTGCGCGGCGACATTCCGTCGGGCATGGTCGACGTCGGCGAATTCCGTTACGCCAACGAGCTCGTGGCCTTCATCCGCGAACAGCACGGCGACTGGTTCCACATCGAAGTCGCCGCCTACCCCGAGTACCATCCGCAGGCACAAAGCGCCGAGGCCGACCTGCGCGCCTTCGTCGGCAAGGTGCACGCCGGCGCCGACGCGGCGATCACCCAGTACTTCTTCAACGCCGACGCCTACTTCCGCTTCGTCGATGAAGTACAGGGCCGCGGCGTCAGCATCCCCATCGTCCCCGGCATCATGCCGATCCAGAACTTCAGCCAGCTCTCGCGCTTCTCCGACATGTGCGGCGCCGAAATCCCGCGCTGGCTCAAGCTGCGGCTGGCATCGTTCGGCGACGACAGCGCATCGATCCGCGCCTTCGGCCTCGATTTCGTTACCGAGCTATCGGATCGGGTGTTGTCGCAAGGCGCACCGGGGCTGCATTTCTATACGCTGAACGCCGCTGGGGCGGTGAGCACGGTTTGCCAGCGGTTAGGATTTTAAGAAGCGATTGATGAACACAGCGAAACGGCCCGGAAGGGCCGTTTTTCATACGTGGCCGTGGCGCGAGCAGGTCAACGGCTTAGCGCCTGCGGCGCGGTGTTTTGATATGCCGGTTCCGCCCGGCGGACGGGGTACTTTCTTTGCTTCGCCAAAGAAAGTACCCAAAGAAAGGCGACCCCGCATCCGCGCCCGCTTCGCGGGTGCCCTGTGCTGCTCAGTCGCCACGGCGGGAATCGCAAACTCGCTGCGCTCAAACAGCGATCCCCGACAGCCCCGTGGCGGCTTGCGCTGCTCGGCGCTACTGAGGGGATCTGGGCGGTATGCAGTTGGTCGAGAATGAAATGGTGGTAATGATCCTTTGGCGTTGAAAAGAGCCGCTTTTCAATCCCGTTCGCCAGCGCCGAGGAGTGGAGCGAGACAAGCAGTTTTATCGCTTGGCTCGCGACCGATCGAGGGAAGCCCGGAGGGCCGTAGGGCGCGGGTCGCCTTTGGGGTGAAGGGGGCTTTGGCGAGACAAAGCTCCCTTCCCGTTAGCGCGGCGGAACGCGCACCTAACGCTTTTAAAACCGCGCCGCAGGCGCTAAGCCTAAACCTTCCCAGCCACCTCCCGCCGATACTGCTCCGGCGTCGTCCCCGCCTGCCGCTGGAACATCGCGATAAACGCCGAACTCGTGCTGTAACCGAGATCCAGCGCAATCACCTGCACACTGCGGCCGGCCTCCAGCGCGTCGATCGCCCGCAAAAATCGCAGCCGCTGCCGCCATTCGCCCAGACTCATCCCCAGCTCCCGCTGGCAATGCCGTGCCAGCGTGCGCTCGGTGACGTTGACGCTGGCCGCCCACGCCGCCAGCGGGCGGTTGTCGCCGGGGTCGGCCTGCAGCGCAGAAAGTACGCCGACCAGCGCCGGCGATTCGGCCAGCGGCAGATAGCGCGGTTCGACCCGCGCGCAGGCAAGCTGGTCGACGACGACCTGCGCCAGCCGCCGGTCGGCCCCGCTTTCGGGCACGGCCACGCCGCGCTCGGCGAAATCGACAAGGATGGCGCGCAGCAAGGGGCTGATCGCCAGCGTGCACGGCTGCGCCGGCAACACCGTACATAGGCTCGCATCGAGATCGAGCGCCCGGTACAGCACCGGCATGCGGTTGTAGCTACCGTGAGTGACGCCCGGCGGCAGCCAGACCGCATATTGCGGCGGCGACAGAAAGCGCTGGCCGCCGACATCGACCTGCATCACCCCGTGCGACACATAGTTGAGCTGGCCGAAATCGTGCCGGTGCGGCTGGCATTCGGTATCGGCGGCGAGCGCATCGAAGCGGAAGCAGATCGGGTAAGCCAGCGCCGGCAGATCGGTGCGGGGGGAATATTGCTGCGCCATATTGTCCGGAACCCGGGATCGAATGTCTGGAATTCATTATATCCAGCCGATAAGACAGGCGGACAATCCGTACCAGACTCCGGAGATCACGATGACACAACTGCTCTTTCCGGTGCTGGCGGTGCTGATCTGGGCCGCCAATACCGTCGTCAACAAGCTCGCCGCCGGCGCGATCGGCCCGGCCGAGATCGGCTTCTATCGCTGGCTGCTCGCGGCGCTGCTGTTCACGCCGTTCATGCTGCGGCCGCTGCTGCAGCACCGCGCCGCCCTGCGGGCGCAGGCGGGCAAGATCGTCGTGCTCGGCCTGCTCGGCATGGTCATCTACCAGAGCCTCGCCTACTACGCCGCGCACAGCACCTCGGCGACCAATATGGGCATCATCCTGTCGCTGATGCCGATGATGGCGCTGGCGCTGGCGATCGCCCTACTCGGCCAGCGGCTGACGCTGGGCGCGATCGCCGGCTCGGTGGTGTCGTTCGCCGGCGTGCTGATCGTCGTCTCCGGCGGCAGCGTGGCGGCGCTGCTGCAACACGGCGTCGGCACCGGCGATGCGCTGATGCTGATCGCGACACTGGCGTATGCGCTCTACAGCGTGTTGCTGAAAAAATGGCAGATCAAGCTGCCTTCGCTGGTGCTGCTGTACCTGCAGATCCTGGTGGCGGTGGTGCTGCTGTTGCCGCTCTACCTTGCATCACCCAAGGTCGGCCTTTCGGCCGCCAATATTCCGCTGGTGCTGTACGCCGGGCTGTTCGCGTCGATGCTCGCACCGCTGCTGTGGATGCACGGCGTGGCCAAGGCCGGGCCCAGCCGCACCACGCTGCTGTTCAACCTGTCGCCGGTGTTCACCGCGCTGATCGCCGCGACGCCTGTCCTGCACGAGCGGCTGGCGTGGTACCACCTCGTCGGCGGCGTGCTGACGCTGGCCGGCGTGCTGCTGAGCGAGCGCTGGAAACGGCCGTTGTCGCGCCACCCGGCCTGA encodes:
- a CDS encoding CidA/LrgA family protein; translation: MATARVTGLFRLVTQLLLIFAVWFATDWFARVIASPIPGSVIGLGVVLALLLCGVLHTDTIRRGAEWLLAEMLLFFIPPCIAVVQFGALFKAEGLQLIAVIALGTLIVMAGTALVVDIVFRWEHRRRIRAKSRRRQLAGALQ
- a CDS encoding helix-turn-helix transcriptional regulator codes for the protein MAQQYSPRTDLPALAYPICFRFDALAADTECQPHRHDFGQLNYVSHGVMQVDVGGQRFLSPPQYAVWLPPGVTHGSYNRMPVLYRALDLDASLCTVLPAQPCTLAISPLLRAILVDFAERGVAVPESGADRRLAQVVVDQLACARVEPRYLPLAESPALVGVLSALQADPGDNRPLAAWAASVNVTERTLARHCQRELGMSLGEWRQRLRFLRAIDALEAGRSVQVIALDLGYSTSSAFIAMFQRQAGTTPEQYRREVAGKV
- the metF gene encoding methylenetetrahydrofolate reductase [NAD(P)H] produces the protein MTRPPISFEFFPSKTPEGVEKLRNTRRQLAQFKPEFFSVTFGAGGTTQDGTRNAVFEIQSEGHQAAPHLSCIGSTRSTIAELLTSYREHGIRRIVALRGDIPSGMVDVGEFRYANELVAFIREQHGDWFHIEVAAYPEYHPQAQSAEADLRAFVGKVHAGADAAITQYFFNADAYFRFVDEVQGRGVSIPIVPGIMPIQNFSQLSRFSDMCGAEIPRWLKLRLASFGDDSASIRAFGLDFVTELSDRVLSQGAPGLHFYTLNAAGAVSTVCQRLGF
- a CDS encoding LrgB family protein, whose amino-acid sequence is MNAALLAPLSLIVTIAVYYASKSLYRRHRRIWFAPIVLAPLVLMAIVLTIDLPYRVYNADAHWLVWLLGPTTIAFAVPIYDQRDIIRRNPLTLSVGVLAGVALGIGSSWLLSRLFRLPDELTHSLLSRSVSTPFAVVATDAFGGSRELTSLFVVVTGVFGMVIGETVMRVLPLRSRMARGAMFGAASHGAGTAKAREIGNEEGVVASLTMTMAGIAMVLISPLLGAWL
- a CDS encoding DMT family transporter, yielding MTQLLFPVLAVLIWAANTVVNKLAAGAIGPAEIGFYRWLLAALLFTPFMLRPLLQHRAALRAQAGKIVVLGLLGMVIYQSLAYYAAHSTSATNMGIILSLMPMMALALAIALLGQRLTLGAIAGSVVSFAGVLIVVSGGSVAALLQHGVGTGDALMLIATLAYALYSVLLKKWQIKLPSLVLLYLQILVAVVLLLPLYLASPKVGLSAANIPLVLYAGLFASMLAPLLWMHGVAKAGPSRTTLLFNLSPVFTALIAATPVLHERLAWYHLVGGVLTLAGVLLSERWKRPLSRHPA
- a CDS encoding helicase-related protein, giving the protein MTDTFTEHAEPSEPAEISALAEYLQAHRATLVTTDGSYAVSVHGEIRVGDRVVPYHVVPDAGFLGKTAKWRKLTTTAKLALLQERWNAAAQRTMEAALHDCADAVIDIATECEIDPTGALNALQAKYERASDRCRLALDRINAQQGTRAATRQAEKTRDAVNLSLYPESFGMAQSMPRHFIAVLGPTNSGKTHAAMEHLAKAKTGAYLAPLRLLALENYHRLLDAGVAVSLITGEQRKLHPQATHVASTVEMLNPNKMIDVAVIDEIQLLDDPDRGAAWTAAVCGVPANTVYLLGALEAREAIESLVKRVGGTLEIRTLERKSPLTMDPAPLGSLKHLKPGDVLIAFSRREVLNWRDQAISEGFAVSAIYGNLSPEVRQAQAERFVSGDTKIIVGTDAIGMGLNTPARRVIFTTANKWDGYSEGTITASLAKQIAGRAGRFGAHEAGFVAGFDARTHKIIAELLREKPEPLPATGFFVAPNIDYLRQISAATGQTKLHALLELFTKHINVHDEFFLPANLSDQMEKARWLDALNMSLEDRVTFSLCPVSTKIPMLESALQDWARNHADKRPSSLLRMEGMGGRNELQYLEDSCKLYSAYAWLGYRMPETFPHEEMAQSLMQSTSEKIDLMLQKQNSRQRQGHGQAHPPKNGGRRRFNR
- a CDS encoding HD-GYP domain-containing protein, giving the protein MSHSEDRSGGTRAGAPAVPLFVGAGLRGEEIAEHAQQALQQLPTLATLIARSSDPLAYKHALAGLPLPEKLSRQLARLFAESPELYQHHLIVAILADYLAAGSLRPEADRTALLIAALFHDIGLARLDSLIPASGDEASLSVIDAHPQAAAQLLRSCPEVPEAAVLAVLQHHERIDGSGYPAHGAHSALHPLGELLAVAEAVGSVMPHRRPAAVLIWLRLIRSCFLSGAIDLLVRGLQGIVLPGHSQPSEARLLILSEQLGGQVALFDDWRAQRSRLQAAELPEFVIERLERIYGMLTQLGIDPRRFELALDYAINDEQVAQELMALVQEVDWQIGDLLREIGRQALPKTGAWPCWRIELEALVQRLRAARGDHTASPSG
- a CDS encoding LysR family transcriptional regulator produces the protein MELRTLRAFAEVARRGSFTLAAEHLFVTQPTVSKLVRQLEDELGQQLFVREGKRPRLTDAGSVALAHAERMLADASQLRAELDGLSGLARGELRIGVPSLGGRVFVALISEFKRHYPGVELKLFEDGAIAIEAALLAGELELGGLLRPVDDPRYQTLTLVRDRLALIAPARSAWAHRPRIALAELADEPFILFTPGFALNDRIVSACADAGFAPQVTGRSGQLGLIQAMVRGGIGVALLPTSEIAASARDGLAVCELEADIPWEIALAWSRDGYLSHAARAWLALAQARYPDA